The genomic DNA ATAAATTATACCTTAACCCTATATGCTGCAAGCGTACTATTAATTTTGTATACCCTGGGTATAATCGTCCATCTAGTAAACAGCAAAGAAAAAATGAACTGTGGGTGTGGAGGTATTTTAAATTCAGAAGAATTATCTACTGGTATTGTTATAAGGAATTTGTTTTTCGTTGCTATTTTGGTGTTAATGGCGACCTTTCCAGTACAAATAAAATGGAGTATTAACTTAATTCCTTTTATATTCTCGAGTATTCTTCTGGCAAATTTTTACTACCTATTCTCAGAATATAGATTAAGCATGAAAAAAATAGATTCGTTAGAAAGGGGTCTTTAAAAATGGAAACGACTTGGAATATTTTAATAATTGTATTGTTTATAATAGTATTTTCACTTGTTATTCTCAATATTAGAATGCTTAAGTTGATTGGAAGGTATA from Bacillus sp. SM2101 includes the following:
- a CDS encoding MauE/DoxX family redox-associated membrane protein codes for the protein MVNLSLICQLFFIILFLSTAFSKVTKFKEHASIFKSLVFLKKIPVHVLLIFLIFVEVSIPIGFIFNINYTLTLYAASVLLILYTLGIIVHLVNSKEKMNCGCGGILNSEELSTGIVIRNLFFVAILVLMATFPVQIKWSINLIPFIFSSILLANFYYLFSEYRLSMKKIDSLERGL